The genomic region GATCACATTATATCTACAACAGAAGAGAGGAAAGTCATCAAGGCATTCGTAACTGAAAAGGCTAACAATCTTAATACGCCCCaataaaggagaaaaaataacagaaaGTAAATGTGTTGTATATCAACTTAgaatcttaaattttaggagCATTCACCACTCACCAGGAGTGGCTGACAGTGTCTTCAGGGACTCTTTCTGAGCATCCACAGCAGGTTTTGCCTGTTTATCATCAACAACTACAAGTTTACTTCTAGGAACCcagtataaagaaaaaagaataattataaattgaagACAAgcaacatacacacacacacacattagattttaaaattttgaattgtgtATTCATGCATGAGGACATATTTATGCACACAAGCATCTTACATTTCCATTACCAACTTTGGCCGGTTCCGTCATAAGACGCACACCAGACTTGCCAGATCCTGTGTCACTCTCCAATAGAGATTTCCTATTATCCACTTCTGCAATCTCCCTAGGCTCCTGATAATGAGGCGGCTTCCAAGTGTTTACATTCACAGAGATGTTCACAATCTTACTACGAGAAGTATTTGCTGCTGCCACAGGTTGATCATGATCCTTATTTCGTCTAACAACATCATCAGCATTGTTAGCTACACTATACTGCACCATCATTGAATCCTCACCCTTGTTTCCAGCAGATGTGCCAGTCTGAGAAACATCCATCACTCTACGGCCCATGACATTGACATCATCATATCCTTCATTGTCAGATGTAGAATCAGATGCCAAGCCAGTTTCACTTTCTAACATACTCATATCGCCAACATACTGTCCACTGTAGTTGCTTCTTTGATGATAGCTCGGCCATGTTTGCTGCTGAATTTGGTTAACATCCCCAtattctccatcttcaacagcAGCTTCTCTAAATTCTGTATGCTGGACACTGGCCTCTGATACATCCATACCACGACCAAGTCGGTCAAACACACTTCCAGAAGGTTTAACCTTTATTACATCTTCTGCAGCCTCTGCCACAGCTTTAATTACAGTTGACATGGGATTTAGCACTCTGGCAACAGACTGAATCCGCTGAGGATGATCAACAAACGATGAGTCCCCAGTGGATGTTGAAACCACAGAACGAAGTCGCTTCAATCTGGGTTCCTTTGCCAAATTGGAAGGCCTCGAAGTTCCCACTGCATCTCGAACTGCAAACTGAAGTAGACGCCTTGGGGCATCAATATTAACTTGAGAAACTGCCTCCCTCTGTCAAAACATTCATTAAGGATCAGAAGGTTTggaagaaaaaacaaagcacATATGAAAAAGGAATAGCAAGAAAAATAATGCTGATCTGCAACACCATTTGTCTGACTACAGcataatttcttattcttttttttttatctcctaATTAAGTACAACGTCATAAAATTCTtaagagagggagaaaaaaaaaagtaataacagAAAGCGTAATACCTTCCCAACAAGATTGAATCAACAAATCATATATTAGATAACAAATAGTAAGATATGAAGGTAATACATGTTGACACGAATGAGCTAACTTCAATTCTTGTGCTTTTGGATATAAACATCGTAGTTATCAAAACATGaatcatatcattaaaaaaaaattgtggataaaataaaatttatgagtGATTTGGCTAAAATTTGCATTTCACTGTTTAAAGATctaaaattcacaattttacTTGAATCGTAACAATCATTGTATTGTGTATATCATCCAATTAATAAACATTTGACTTTCTTTTGAGCGTGTACAAATTTATGAGATTGAGCCACATGTTGAGCCCAGCACACGTCACCATAGAAAAGGCTACAGATCataatacaacttttttttataagtaaagaAAATGCAGAAAAGCAGGAAGCCTACCAGTACACAAGCTGTGTACTGATTGACAGCCTCAAGCTGTAACAGCAATCAAGAAAGTCTAGAAAAGGAGAAGAGGAATGGCATGGTAGCACAGCATATCATTCCTCCATGTGAACACCATCTTTTtgttctctttctctccatCCTCTTTCTCACATGTACACCATAGAGAAAGATTTGAAGTGAAGAGAACGGCGATGGAGAGAATGAAAACAGAAGgaccactttttttttgttcatgacATGGAACCTCACCAAGGCAAGGCCCTTAGACCCACCCCAGGGGAGTAAACCATGGACAAACAACCCCACCCGCCAGAACCGTGTGCCAGGTAATCCAAGGAAACTCTTCCTAaatcactttcccattaatcCTCGACAATTAGTTTGACAAAAACTGGAACAAAAGATTCTACTGAATTACTCCCACATAGaactaccaaaacaaaatatttcctAACAATAAATGTATCTAGTAATTAGCAAGCAAACTGACATTGAACCGAGGCAATTCATTGAAACTAGCCTGACAAGCTCAAGCAAGACCtgtgaataatatcaaaatttctatttgaaatttaaaccaATGAGCACTAGAGCAAATAGCACCTCCTCTCATGGAAGAGCAAGTTGGAGGGTGACGTCATGGGTCCAAGACCCACTAGATGCGTgtaattaccaataaaaaaaaaaatttaatttcagcaagaaaaagaagaagaggaaaccAAGTGTACATAGATGTTTTGTATAAGAAAGCTACAGAGTAAGAAAAGCGCCAAACATGATAAGATTTAGTGGAATGAAGAAGTATTAAAAGTTTATTTGTATAAATTATCAAATCACTttgtttttaatcattttatttaggAAGCTGTTGAATTTGTACATACATATAGTGAATTGCAAATGCTCAAATATACGAAGAAAATAACATTCATTTTATATTcaggaaaaaaatagaaattcaaaCCTTCTTGCTCTCACGCTCATCCGGCTGACTCCTTTTCCTCTGAAAAGAACGGGGAGAAGGAGACCTCTTTGCACGACTTACTCTGCGATGAGGTTTTTCTTCATAATGAATTTTGTCAATATCAGAGCTCCGAAGAGGAGGGGGTTCAGCTGCATCCCTCACTAGTCCCTTCCATTCCCTATTGTGCCGGCTTCTAGATAACATATTAGACTTCTCTTTTTCTGATTCAGAATCTGAACGATGAGAATCATTTTTTCCACCTTGGTCCCACAATGGGGGTTTTGTCTTGGGAGCTTCTTCCATATAAGACTCTTCATGTTGTATATACATATCCAAATTTAAAGCAAGATGATCCCACAGCCTGTTAAACAAGGAGGcatatagataaataaataacattaatATTAAAGACGAACAGAGATAAGTTGTTGAAAATTTGTTTAGGCCTCAACTTTGCACATAAAAGGGACTAAGTTTTACCAAGATACAAAAGAATCAGTGTCCCCATCCAAAAACACATGCAACTCATTCCTTGCATCTTCCTTGCGCTTGCCATTCTTTACTAACACAATCACATATTCCTGCCCATACAAATTGGAGAATCAGGTCAATTTTGTAGTTGCAATACCAAACCCTTCTTTTCAAACAGATGATGAAGTGGTTAAATCTATGTCAGATCATAGCATCATGCAAAATCTTCCCTTTTTTTGGGTTGAGTAATCATGCAAGATCTTCAAATATGAAAACCATAAAGCAATGGCAATACACCAACATGCATTTCTGCAACCCACTAAAATTCAACAGAGATGGAAGATGTTAAACACAATATAATATAGCAAAAACATACACAGAATGAAAACAGAAAATGATAAGCAAAAGACCCATTTAGAATCACTGAAGAGATATACGAACAAACATAGCTTTAAAAAGCTTTATAATCATCACATTACATTCTGATTGTGTTACTTTGTAGTACAAACCTTCTGGTTTCATCACATCCACCATAACTAAAGCACACTTTTGTCCAACACAAGCAAAAACATGACGACAAACTCTAATTACAGTGACTACCCAAACTATtagaaaaatgggtttttttttttaatcccaataACAAAGCCTGATGccattttttaatcaatttcaCACCaggaaaaaatttattctatGAATAGGCCAAccaataaataatactaataattcaTAGATATCCAGATCCTAAATTACAACCAATTATTCATTCATGAAAGAACTTACACGattacaacaaaattttataatatgaatGCACATATAATACACCAGAAACAAGCTACAAGGTGCAATGTGTTCTGTGATATAAAGAACTTCAGTATGGGATCTCTCCAGCCATTTTCTCATCATTACAGGTTTACCAGAACAAAACAACACATCATGCCATCATCCAAAAGGTAAATGGTCCTCACGGAACCAGAAGCTGCTTCCATCTTAAAATACCAAAGCTTCAATAACTTGCTGACTTCTTCAGCGACACAAAGCTCAGACTTTTCTCagaaataacaataattttcttCCTGGAAGAAAGAACAACTACCGCACCAAGTTCTGTACGAAAGAAGGAAAACAGCCCAGGAACCCAATAACCTGATCTATGTTAGACAGCACCTCTAAACCTCATAATCTACACAACCACATCTCCATCCCACGAGCTCTGCAAACCACTACATCAAATGCCAGACCTCCATACAAACTATGTCATCCAAGCCTACAAAACCCCTATTCTGATTCACCTCTTCCAACCAAATGTCAATTCGCCTACCCTGTCAGTAGCAACTAGCAAGCCTAATCCAACTCAAGTCAAACCTATGCCCAACATAAGGCTCAATCCAAACATGCAAAACCCAAGCGACCCTATCCAGCCACCCCAAAATagatcaaaatatcaactaaacCCAATCAGATGAtattaaacaaaattcaaatgTGATGCAAAGTATCCCAATTGAGTGCACATACTCAAGGCATTTAAAACCATCTAAGCTTTGGCAACAGCAGCCTAGTCTCAAACATTCAAGTACCCATTCAGGTAAAAcctaaataaaagaatattaacTAAATAGAGAGCAAGTAGAAACCCCATGGACCAATACTGTGTTGGATTGAACCTAGAAGCTCTAGAGCAATGAGCCCACCACTGGGGTTAACTCTCAACAATATTGAGCACACTCTCCTTGCCCTTATTCCAAATACACAACAGCAAACATACTGGAAAAACCCTCACTAGGCAGCAACACCCATTCTTTTCCGACCCACCCCTCTCCACATTCCAAACTCCTCGATCACGAAATTTGCTATAAACAACAAGATATACCAATAGCAAGTAGAAAATGAAATTGAGTCACAAAATTGCTAAATAAATAGTTGAACAACCGTTCACCTCTTCTTCACACCTCATACTCggcaattcttttttttttttttttcttaaaaccaGACACTGAAATAATAATACATAACTTCTTTAGTCTCTCTCAAGTCTACAGTTTCTCTACTCTACATTCCTTCCCAACAGTATATTCAAATGAATCAAACACAATAtaacaacataaacaacaagAACCAACCCAAATGCCCATATCCCAAAAccaatcaaaaaccaaattttaaatcacaaattctcTAAAACACACAAAACCCAATAGATAAACAAACCATTACACATCTAATACAAATTTTCTAGCATACCCAGATTCCCAAAAAgccaaataaacaataaaaattgcTCATACCACAAGATGATCATCGCTGAAATCCGTGAACTCCATCAGCTTCTCCTTCACTACCTCCCTCAGCTTCCCAACGCCATCGGTAgtaaaattcacattgaatgtCTGATCATCGACGCTTCCCATCTCTAACACCCCTCTCAACtcaaacaaaaccctaaataatTTTGCCCTAAATTCCAAAACCCAATTCAAAAATCTCGATCCTCCACAAAACCCTTAAATCTCCGCCACGGATTCAACCCCTCTGAAACTCGgcaaaaaaacaattcaaatatatatatatagaaccgTTGAGATTTTCACCGAAAGTGGAAAACAACAAAACCTAACAAAAATTACCCAATACGATTTTGCTCAATGCGTAAACGATTCCAGGGATTTTCTCGGAAAACGAAAAAGGGAAAGTgtgatagaaaatatttaagggattttggtttttgggttttttctacaaaattagGTTAATGGAATTTTGGGTACAGAACTAATGTCGGTGAAGGATTTTTAGCAGCAGAGAGACGAGAGAGTGAGTGGAGATATattgtgggtttgggtttcgGCTTTGTTGTGGCTAAGGTTTTGGGCTTCATGGAATGGGAACAAAAGCTTTTGTTGAGagaatgagaaagaaaagggttttGAAGCtaatatgtacttttttttctttttttttttgcaaagttaAGATATTAATgcaattattaatattatagccatatttttccataattatttgtgtgtatatataggcAATGTAATATAAATGGCAAGCTATTTCTTATCACATTAATTGTGAAAagttataatcaaattaagaaagaaatgttGAAGTGgacaaaaatcaaaccaaattatatGAGAAATCTataaacttcaaattttaatagtagaaagtaaaaaaaaaaaaaa from Castanea sativa cultivar Marrone di Chiusa Pesio chromosome 11, ASM4071231v1 harbors:
- the LOC142617139 gene encoding uncharacterized protein LOC142617139; protein product: MGSVDDQTFNVNFTTDGVGKLREVVKEKLMEFTDFSDDHLVEYVIVLVKNGKRKEDARNELHVFLDGDTDSFVSWLWDHLALNLDMYIQHEESYMEEAPKTKPPLWDQGGKNDSHRSDSESEKEKSNMLSRSRHNREWKGLVRDAAEPPPLRSSDIDKIHYEEKPHRRVSRAKRSPSPRSFQRKRSQPDERESKKREAVSQVNIDAPRRLLQFAVRDAVGTSRPSNLAKEPRLKRLRSVVSTSTGDSSFVDHPQRIQSVARVLNPMSTVIKAVAEAAEDVIKVKPSGSVFDRLGRGMDVSEASVQHTEFREAAVEDGEYGDVNQIQQQTWPSYHQRSNYSGQYVGDMSMLESETGLASDSTSDNEGYDDVNVMGRRVMDVSQTGTSAGNKGEDSMMVQYSVANNADDVVRRNKDHDQPVAAANTSRSKIVNISVNVNTWKPPHYQEPREIAEVDNRKSLLESDTGSGKSGVRLMTEPAKVGNGNAKPAVDAQKESLKTLSATPGLYAAGRPLEDADSRTIFISNVHFGASKDSLSRHFNKFGEVLKVVILTDAATGQPKGSAYVEFMRKEAADNALSLDGTSFMSRILKVVRRSAANQEAAPIMTWPRGNPFAAARFARVPFPRGMSGAFRARPPLKLGARSMQWKRDAQTTPAESGASVYGNAIPSPTARSLTYVRTEPKPDGNPSTT